From the genome of Malus sylvestris chromosome 6, drMalSylv7.2, whole genome shotgun sequence, one region includes:
- the LOC126626073 gene encoding probable ADP-ribosylation factor GTPase-activating protein AGD15 yields the protein MNNKASVSKDLNAKHLKVLEGLLKLPQNRECADCRSKAPRWASVNLGIFICMQCSGIHRSLGVHISKVRSTTLDTWLPEQVAFMESMGNEKANSYWEKELPPNFDRSGTEKFIRAKYEGKMWVSKNAKQPAPKPVDMSISSNSLVKGGPTCGVPKKTRRHSLEEAMLFTNLAEAAPTVARSRGGSLDLNHKFSTSPPAKGPPPMIECDTVTKKINGTTDLFSLLYVHDAKQKYATPPLWQTFD from the exons ATGAACAACAAGGCCTCCGTTTCCAAGGACCTCAACGCCAAACACCTCAAG GTTTTAGAAGGCCTTCTTAAGCTGCCACAAAACAGGGAATGTGCTGATTGCCGGAGCAA AGCCCCGCGATGGGCTAGTGTCAACCTGGGAATATTTATTTGCATGCAGTGCTCAGGAATTCATCGGAGTCTTGGAGTGCATATTTCAAAG GTACGGTCTACAACTTTGGATACATGGCTGCCAGAACAGGTTGCTTTTATGGAAT CCATGGGTAATGAAAAGGCAAACAGTTATTGGGAAAAAGAATTGCCACCAAATTTTGACAGAAGTGGGACTGAGAAATTTATTCGTGCCAA GTATGAGGGGAAAATGTGGGTTTCGAAGAATGCTAAACAGCCAGCTCCTAAACCAGTAGATATGAGCATCAGTTCCAACAGTTTGGTAAAGGGCGGACCCACATGTGGAGTTCCTAAGAAAACAAGGAGACATTCTCTTGAGGAGGCAATGCTTTTTACGAACCTGGCAGAAGCTGCTCCTACAGTGGCAAGATCCCGTGGG GGTTCTTTAGATTTGAATCATAAGTTTAGTACGTCACCTCCAGCAAAGGGGCCACCACCAATGATAGAATGTGATACAGTCACAAAAAAGATCAACGGTACAACAGACCTATTCAGCTTGCTTTATGTTCATGATGCAAAGCAGAAGTATGCCACTCCTCCGCTCTGGCAAACTTTTGATT GA
- the LOC126626075 gene encoding sufE-like protein 1, chloroplastic/mitochondrial yields MVLECGEREMGSRGAAMVVSQLTRASRMRTKLQRALEASVLEIEDVSHQHAGHAAMREKANGNGETHFNIKVVSPKFEGQSLVKRHRMVYDALADELQSGLHALSIVAKTPQEIVLNPK; encoded by the coding sequence ATGGTGCTGGAGTGTGGAGAAAGAGAGATGGGTTCGAGAGGAGCAGCGATGGTGGTGTCGCAGCTGACACGAGCAAGCAGAATGAGGACGAAATTGCAGAGGGCGTTGGAAGCGAGCGTTTTGGAGATTGAAGACGTGTCGCATCAGCACGCCGGCCACGCCGCCATGAGAGAGAAGGCCAATGGCAATGGCGAAACTCACTTCAACATCAAGGTCGTGTCCCCAAAGTTCGAGGGGCAGAGCCTGGTGAAACGACACCGCATGGTCTACGATGCCTTGGCCGACGAGCTCCAGTCCGGGCTCCACGCGCTGTCCATCGTGGCCAAGACTCCCCAAGAGATTGTCCTCAACCCCAAATAA